From a single Xiphophorus maculatus strain JP 163 A chromosome 5, X_maculatus-5.0-male, whole genome shotgun sequence genomic region:
- the LOC102227812 gene encoding neuronal membrane glycoprotein M6-a-like: MEENMDESQSQKGCKECCERCVGSLPWASLIATILLYMGVALFCGCGHEALSGTVTILQNYFEVIRAPGDVLDVFTIIDILKYIIYGLAAGFFVFGVLLLVEGFFTTGAIRDLYGEFKITACGRCLTAFLMVLAYLFFLVWLGVTAFTSLPVFMYYNVWSMCKNATSVEGANLCLDLRQFGAVTISEERKVCMGSEKFLNMCDSNELDLTFHLFVCALAGAGAAVIAMVHFLMALAANWGYLKDASRMQKYEDIKSKEEQELHDIHSTRSKERLNAYT, translated from the exons ATGGAGGAAAACATGGATGAATCCCAGAGCCAGAAAG GCTGTAAGGAGTGCTGCGAGCGATGCGTGGGCAGTCTGCCCTGGGCGTCGCTCATCGCCACCATCTTGCTCTACATGGGCGTGGCCTTGTTTTGTGGGTGTGGCCACGAGGCTCTGAGCGGCACCGTCACCATCCTGCAGAACTACTTCGAGGTGATCCGAGCTCCCGGAGACGTGCTGGACGTCTTCACCAT CATCGACATCCTGAAGTACATCATCTACGGCCTCGCCGCCGGCTTCTTCGTGTTCGgagtgctgctgctggtggaggGCTTCTTCACCACCGGCGCCATCAGGGATCTCTACGGAGAGTTCAAGATCACCGCCTGCGGACGCTGCCTGACTGCTTTC CTCATGGTTCTGGCCTACCTGTTCTTCCTGGTGTGGCTCGGCGTCACGGCGTTCACCAGCCTCCCGGTCTTCATGTACTACAACGTCTGGTCCATGTGTAAGAACGCCACCTCCGTGGAGGGAGCCAACCTCTGCCTGGACCTGCGCCAGTTCG GAGCAGTGACCATCTCGGAGGAGAGGAAGGTGTGCATGGGCTCTGAGAAGTTCCTGAACATGTGCGACTCCAACGAG CTGGACCTGACCTTCCATCTGTTCGTGTGTGCGCTGGCGGGAGCCGGAGCCGCCGTCATCGCCATG GTCCACTTCCTGATGGCGCTGGCCGCTAACTGGGGCTACCTGAAGGACGCCAGCCGGATGCAGAAGTACGAAGACATAAAGTCgaaggaggagcaggagctGCATGACATCCACTCCACGCGCTCCAAAGAACGCCTCAATGCCTACACATAA